CTCCTGGAAGAGGGTTAATGTTTTGCAAGTATGGTCATACAAATGTGGAAGGGTATAAAAATGCTGATTGGGCTAGTTCAGTCACTGATAAACGTTCTACATCTTGGTATTTTACATTTATTGGTGGTAATGTTGTTACTTATCGGAGTAAAAAGCATAAAGTTGTGTCTAGGTCTAGTGCCGAGGCCGAGTACCGTGGGATGGCTCAAGGGGTGTGCGAGTTACTATGTTGAGAAGATTGTTGAGAGATCTTGGGTTTGGACCCCATAAACCTATGGATTTGTATTGTGATAATGAagctgcaattgcaattgcgCATAATCCAATGCACATGATCGTACAAAGCATGTGGAGGTTGATCGATATTTTGTCAAAGAGAAGTTGGATGctgaaattatttcttttccgTTTATATCATCCGAGTATCAACTGGCACATGTTCTTACAAAAGCTGTGTCTACTAAGGTCTTTCTCAACTCgcttgacaagttgggcatgTTTGACATCTTTGCTCCGACTCGAGAGGGAGTGTTAGCGAGATCCTAGCTTaattaggagatttatttcctaattTATTAGGACTATATTTCATTCCTTTTGTATAGATATTGTGTAATTAGAATTTTATCTTGTTTCATAGTTTGACCCTACTAAGGTTACAtccttgtattataaatatctcattttggagaatgaaatacaacttaaaaatattctacccataTTGTTTAACTGTTTTTTGTGCACTCAAAACCAAAGCATATTGAGCAAGGAAACACTAGCTACAATACAAGTGCACAACTTCGTTGTTTTTTCCTTCACTAGGTTGCAAACCCACTAAAACCATCATCTCATCTGTGGCCTCATACTTCTCCAGCCTTAGTGCCTGCTTTTTTTGCCCCAGTTGGTTTTTGGGCTTCAACTTTTTTGTACACAAAACCCTTTGCAGTCCACACATAAACACACAAATTCAAAGCACTCATTCCTGCAAGTACCCAATAGAAGTAATCAAGATGTGCTCGGTTAAGATTGTCTCCCAACCATTCCTCCCCCGACTTGGAGCTAATCGCCTGCACCAAAGATATAATGGCACTACTAAGGAAGCTTCCAACTCCTAGAATACTAATATATGCTGCTGCCCCCAAACTTCTCAGCCCCTCTGGCATTTGATCATAGAACAATTCTTGGAGCCCCACAACTGCGAATGTATCTGACAAACCACAAATTAGgtattgtgggaggagccaCCAAACCCTAATTGGTATGATTGCTTTAGGGTTGTCCATGAGATCATGTTGTTTAGCCACACTAACCCTTTTGGCCTCCACTAGAGCTGCCGCAACCACGTTGAGGATGGAGAGAAATAGGCCAACGCCAATTCTTTGTAGCACGGTTATGCCTGCGGGGTGTCCAGAGAGCTTTCGGGCCATTGGGACGAAAATCCGGTCGTAGATTGGGACGGTGATTAGGATCGTGATGCCGACGAAGACTTTAAGCGACGCTGGGGGAAGCTGGAAATGAGGTCCCATGGATCTGTTCATCTTGGAACCTTGCTTGGTGTAGTAGGTGTGGAGTTGAGATTGAACTACATTGAACATTAAGCAACTCAACCATATCGGAATAAGACGGATGACCAACTTCACTTCTTCCACTTGATTTATAGAGCATAGTCTCCAAGGGTTCCTCGTTTTGCTCGATGCATCAAGGTTGTCTATGATCATTGCCTTGTCCAGAAACCTATAGTTatcaaaaaaatcaaccatACTTTATTCAAAGAATATAACTACGCATATacatattctctccaaattctcTAGCCACTCAACCAAATTGAGAACATCAcgtttcttttcaaaaaaacaTTTCAGTGTGATTGTAGATAACATCACGTGTGAGACGTCGACATTATGTGCATATATCTTATCAATCCACCCAAATCATAACACATGTAGCAAAAGATTAAGCACGAGGTATAAATTGAGTGCCTTGAACATGTCAGTTGTTACTGTCACACTAAAGCATGACGCATAAGATATAGTTGAAATATTTCTACTGGACTTTTCCATGGCCTTTTTTTAAGTAGTTGCTTCAGGATGCAAACATGGTTCTGCTGAGGTCACCATCCACAATCTacacttaataatataatcCACGTTGACCTTacgtttttatttgtttggtcGAACGACCTTGCGTTTTACTCATGAAGTCCAACCAGGAAACTTGGCAACGGCCCACGTCACCCTTGGGCATGCCCGCCAAATGGACTCACTAATAActgactcaataaaatccttctttttttaatgcgATAAATAAAACTGTTTTAATTAAGttggattcaaattcaaatcttgtTGAAACTCATTACGTCATAACTTAAGTACCTGAATTGTTTGGTCCTAGCCAAAGTCTTGTGCTTGGGCTGAGCCTCCATATGAGTCTCACTTCTCTCATCTCCATAATACACATCCCAATCATGCGTCTCCTTCACGCGCCATTTCCGTATCGCTGCGGCAAATACTTGCGCCACAGCAGTGAACGGACTCCCGAGAGGACCTTGCTTCCGGTAACTTTTAATTCCTAGCAAAAATAATATGATCCCAGCTGCTATGACCGCGGCCAATACACCGTAGCCTATAACCCAGCTCACGTTGTCCTGCAGTGTATATGATATGAACTTTTTATTAGTGGGATCTTTATACTCCGTCCCTAATCtcacaaattttatttaagttaATTTTTGATATGATTGGATTAAGTCTCTCATATAATGATTAGTATATGTGCTTGtgatgaataaattaataaataaaaatccacaAAAAATTtcgattaaaaaataacatgtgTCCAAACTTAACgattaattcattaaaatattatatatcccCATAATGTTTAATTGACGAATATATACCGCTGAAGatctaaataaaaacaatagaaAAATCACACAATTAATAAGCTTGAGAAGTCTATCACCTGAATGTAGATGACCACAAGTGAGGCAACAGTGCCAGCAATTACTATCGCTAAATACCACCAGTTGAAGAATGAGCTCTTGGCCTTTCTCTCCTTCTCCGAGTCCTCGTCAAACTGATCGGCGGCGAAGGTTTGGACACAAGGCTTGTGCCCACCTTCACCGACGGCTAAAATGTAAAGTGAGACGAAGAAAATGGCTTCGCGATAATGCAGAGGGACAACGGAGACAGATAAGCATAGCAGAACCATTCCCTGTGTGATAAAAAATCATGGGACTTTGTAAGCTTAAGCTATCGGAAAATGAGCTAACAATGTATAGCGTGAAACTGAATGGAAGAAATTTACCATGAAATAAATAGAGGAGGAGAAAATGATGGTCTTGAAGCGACCGAGGTAGGAATCGGCTACCACAGCCCCAACCAGAGGGAAAAGAGACGACACACCCATCCACAAGTTGACGTTCTTGGCAGCCATGGCTGTAGGTTGGTGGAGTTCATTTGTGAGGTACATGATGAGATTTCCAGCCAAGCCATAAAATGCAAATCGTTCTGCTACCTCCACAACTGCACATCCCacattgcatatatataaatctatTAGAAAATTacagaacccaaaaaaaaaaaattttgaacacCAATTATACAAGTTAATTGAGTCTcaatttttagaaaaataaaaataaaataaagggctTACAGATGATGAAAATGGCAGCGTTCCAGCCACCCCTTGAGGGTTTGGGGTGGGTGGAAGGATTCTGGCTGCGTAACTGGAGGCCATTTTCGGCCATGATGTCTTTGGGTGCAGAGAGAGGAGGGAGGGGGTTGGTATAAAACGTTTGGGATGTGTCTTGATGAAATGTTTGGAGGGCTTTATGGATTCtttatatagaaaaaaaaatccaggATGCGGTTGCTTTTTGTGAACATTTGATTTTGGCAGGACTTTTAGTAGAATTTGGCAATGATGTTTCACTAGTCGTGAGTCATCTCTCACATTCCATttcgtgattttttttttttataaataaaaagatatatatagtTATAGAAATTATATACTTTTACAATCTCAGTTTGTCTTTTCACattcaaaaattaatattttattatttaataaaaaagatatttaCGAAcgagcataaaataacaaattaaaagaTATTCACAGAACGAGTGTAGaataacaaattgaaattacaaatatagaataacaaattgaaattacaaatataGAATAACAAATTGTGAAAATGATGCGATACTgatttgtgaattttatttgaatgttTGACAGTGCAGATTTAATTGTTAAGGTTCTCTTATTATTGATttctttaatataaaatttctgTGAGTGGACTCCATATATTTGGTTGAAAATGAAGGCCTTAGGAATTTATGGAGTCACGAAAGAAATTGTCATCATATAGAAActcaaattcatcaaaatattgaaatatatattattaaaatgaCCTCCAACGAACTAATTTAGTTATGTATTGTCAGGTAGATTCGtcaaaagataataattaGTAACACTGTTGGGGTGTTACCACCTTCTTcctactttttaaaaattcactGTGGAGTTTGGTAAGTCGGTGAACccctgcattttttttaaaattttttttatgtggaacaaagaatattttattagggctcatttgataatcatttcaattttagtgttcagattttattttttgtctcagagtatagaggaaaatgagagtgagaatgagagtgaggATGAGATTAAGAGAGAGGAGGATGGTAGGGacgagtaacaaaagtgaaaacaaaaacttgaaaatgaaaataatttcaaatagattttagtttttagttttcacttttgttacttctCCCTCCCATCCTCCCAATCTCATCTTCCTTCTCAATCTCATCTCTactctcattctcatttccattctccctctttttcctctatactatagcacaaaaaataaaaaataaaaactaaaaactaaaattgaaatagttATCAAATAGGCCCTTAATATTCCATTATTGTTTCTGATGGGGTGGTTCCATGGAAAACCCTTGGAACCAAAGGGGTGGTTGTACCCgggttttcttttggcttttggAGGAGAAGAGTCGAGAATTAGCAAGAAAATCATCCAAGATCGGATGTGACTTTCAATATTTGTGGCGTTCGGTAGGTCGCTAGGTAATATTTCAAGGAGATGACATAAGAATGATTTTGAATTGACGACCACACATAAATACAGTGCTAATAtgtcttctaatttttttttacaaattataatttgacGCATATttagaataaattttgttgacgTGTGATTTTTGTGTGATTAATATAGGGCTTTGACCTTATCAATGCCTTTTATTGGGTCGGGTAAGAAGCACatatcttcttctcttctctgcaTACATGGGGGGCACACGAAATAGAATTGGTCACATTGGAAGCACTGGTGTAGTACTAACGAAACTCTTTTTTATGCTAAAGTAAGAGTGAAGTAGAGAGAGTTTGAGAGAACGAATGAGCAAAGTTTAAAAATGATTGAAAGTTATTACCCTTATCTGAATGTAGGTGACGAGTATTATAGAAGCCCAATAAAGAGCATGTCTCCTTAAATAAATCTAAGGAGAAGGGTGTCGGCTATATTGTCATTATGAAAAGGGAAAGCGACCATGGCCGATGACACGGTGACACGGTGAATTATCAAGCACGACCATTATCGACCATGGCTGATGACACGGTGAATTAGGTCACCGTTGCTAGGTATGGTTGGGTAAGGTACAACCAAGTAGTGGGATTTTGTTGTCAAGGCCATTCACATGGTGTACTGTAAATGGTCAATCGACTCAAGGAAAATCAGGTGTCAACAAATTCATTAAAAGCACAAAAGGGAAATTTTATATGCATGCACTATAATTTGTCCCAAAAGAGAAATGAGTCCTTTAAAATATTGAgccatatatttttctttccataatTCGAagcttttaatattttgtaaGTATTAGTTTTCTAAATTCATAtatgtaatttaattaattttctaaattaatgTAATTTTTCTGAAATAATTTTGgtcttttcaatttcaactcaagtagttaagagtatttattcTTGCACTCGATGTCCTAAATTCGATTCCCCACTTTTTcaatatcacttatataaattaaaaatatatatacctttACTCGATTACAAGTGACcctgaattcaaatttcaaaatgacatccaAAAATTTGTAGACAGCACATAGAGTAGTGCTTTTGTAGTTGCCCTTTTTGGAAGCCGGTCCATAATTTAACCAAGTGGGttctttttgtcaaattgATTTGACTTTGTTCCACTATCCTCAACATTCCTCTGATGTTTGCAGTGGTGAGGAGGTGGTGTGGTTTCCTTCAATGCATTATGCTTTCTTTAATCCAACACCTCTTGGACGACATATTCCTTATCACCATAGAAATGTTTAAGTTTATATTGCACCTCAAAATTATAAAGATTATCttgtttataaataattaattataatagtTTATTTAAGTGTGCAAGAATCCTATATATTATTTGGTACCCCTCTTCATTTACTTTCACAAAGTTTGCTGGAGAATCCCAGCCAGGGCACCACATTCACTGGGTGAATGGGGGCGGGCCATGCAATCCACTTGCTACCCTAAGGTTCTGTGTATCTATTCCTCATTACAAGAGGATTAGAAATAACTCCAATCAATCGGACCCTccagaacaaaaataataataacaaaaaagaaaaaaaaaactcgtGTTGCATTGCACCTTACccataaaattattattatatatattttatagaaaTAGAATAAATTAAACCACCCTTAAAACAACAAGTGTCAATATCAAGAACCACatgattatttaaaaagattgggaaaaaaaataaaaaatcataacccctctctccctctatgAGTCTTAAAGGAAAACTCCATAAAgagggaaaaggaaaaagtgtCGCTTCCCTTTCTCCCCCTCATCTCTTctcatcttttccttttgaattaGTAAATAAGTTCACTGGAGCGTTTTGAATAAGAAGCACAATGCGGTGATTTCTTTTAAGCCATGCTCAGATTCAAGTTCCTCGTCACTCTTTTTAGGCTTTGTTCTCAATCAAATCATTCTCCCAAAATTCGCTCTCTAACACTACTCATGTTCTCTAAACTTGGTTCTACATTGTCTTTGACAGAGGTTGTTGCGAATCACCTAATTGTTCTTTGGCAAAGTTGTTGTCTTCGTTTATTTGTTCACTCTTATGCAGATAGATCGTTGGAAATCATATTTTCGTCAAATCTGTTACAAATGTGGTGGTGGGTGTGACAGTGACAGTGCTTCTTCCGATGGTGGTGCTAGGGTTCATTTAGACTCATATGATGCTTTAGGGTTTCGGCTATGTTGGGGATGTTTAAGCTAGCTTATGGTTAATTGAATGTGGACTAATAAATTTAGTGCATGCACTTAGGGAGTGTTCACATAATCCTCTTAATGTCAGTGCTTTGTTAGCATTTATCGATCAATAAAATCCTATTCCttggtataaattttttttacaaaaatgggCTAAGAGAGTAGTATACTCTTCCCAAATACTTTTGGCAAAAACACATCGTTAATAAATGATCTAAAAGCTCTTATAGAAAAAATAGATGATTTAAAAACtcataaccaaaaaaataaaaataaaataaaaaaggaaacagcTTTGATATATGTTCTGCATCGCTTTACTAATTTTGCCTTTGTTTGTAATCCACTTTTATGATCAAAAAGCTGTTAACCATTAATAAATTTAAGCATCACAGATTCACATTCATTTCTCAAGcggtttttttaatattaggCATCATGTTCGATATTCAAAGTTTGCATCCAATCCAAGTACTTATTTATTTGGAGAAACTTTCATTAGAAGCAGGGCACAATCAATAaactattatattattttgaatcTTAACAGGGTTACTAAGTGACAACTTACTAAATGTTAGGTTAAATAATGCATTAGAATTTCGTCCACTTATGATCTAACAACTGGATTAATAATATCACGTGACGATGTTGCAATTACAAACATAAATTTCTTTAACTTTTTCTCCCAAGTAGCATTTTCACATTACGAAGGGTTATCTTTTTATGCTAACAATGTCGGGTGGTACTTGTCACCTAAGTTGGGATAGAGAATTGAATttagttaatttaatttaccgaattcattttaaaaaaattaaacccaTTGCCAAATTTACATAACTCTTCCAAACTAATCATAATGTCTCCACAAGAAGGTAGCAAAACATGCATGGTACCAAAACCCAgtctcaaaatttaaaaaaggttCGATGGGATTACCAAAACCCACAAATGAAAAATGTTATAGTTACCTAAAATCCACAACTAGcattataaaattttcttcaaagGAGAGCCAAATATTGCTGGTTGTTTGATCTTGGGTTGTGTGGAGGCCGACAAGGTTTACAGATTTAGAGGTTTTGATGTTGAAATTGCGTTGAATATATTATCCATATGAGTTTGGTGGGCTTCCTTTTAAAGTTTCCGGGTTCACAAGTTACTCCAAAAACTCAGGAAACGAATTTGAACATTTTTTCTAGCATTTCAAAAAGGACTGTTATGGTATCTAATGGAAAGGGAAAAGCATTATGGTATGAAATAGAATTATATATAGCATCATCAATTTGTATTCTAAAGTTTATAGTGCGATATTGTGTTATTATTAGAAATCTgaaatgacattgtttttctTGAGGGATAATACTTAGGGTGCACCTCTTTATGCACTTCGTTTTGATTAATGAATCTTCACTAAATTATCGTttaaaaatctcaattgaaaCTGTTCATTCTCTAAATTACCATTTAAAGATCAtatctgtaaaaaaaaaaaatcactcaaAATATAGAGAGTTTAGTCATTCATATGTATCAACTAAATGGACAGTTTATCATGATTAAGATCTTAATTGTTCGATACATATGATGAAGATTCGTTAATCACAGCGGTGTAGATAAGGAGGGTACACCCCTttatacaaagaaaaaacaaattagacaAACATCCTATCTCACACTCTTTATATATCCCCAATGTGTTTTTAAGAAACACTTTAAAAAAGGAATATTGAATTTAGAATAGTAGCattgtcaaacaaagtagggtAAATATTCAGTTATGTTAAGATACgcacatattattattcttctccaatattgAGGTATTcatacaagtacaaagatgtgttaaccctaaataaaataagaaatatatctaaattacaataggaagtaaatctctattacaatgggactaaataataattggtaagtaaccaaaattctaataaaataaaaaaccaaaatcctGACTAAGTAAGAACTCGCCAACAAGCATGAAACTAGACGCTACCATTCACCATGCTTTTGAATTATCAGATAAGAAACGTATAAGAAAATCTGGCTTTTGAGCTTCACTTTTATATGGACATCAACCCTTTATGCAAAAGTCGACCTCAGTGGTCCATATAGACATGTAGACCCACCCCCTCAGACCAGATTCATAAGTCATCACTGAAAGCAGCTCCATTCTTAGGATTTTGGGACCTTCGACAAACCCTTAAAATGGACCCCTCCATACAATTATATGCATACaagaaaaaagtttattaGGTTGATAAAATcggaaatttaaaaaagaaaaaaagaaaaaaaaaggatatggATATATCTCTGAGAAATCTCATTTTAATTAGTATAGGGTAATAAAAACATAGGACACCAAAAGAATTTGACCGCTGAGCGTATGAGGTCGGAAACTCTCAAGTACGGTTCTATACCAAGTTAACTACTGTAATTTGCTTGCACAAATGAAGGCTGCAAGCAATTCTCCCCCAAAGCAACCAAGAAGTAAACGGGACACAGTAACAAATGACATACGACATGGTATGTCTACATGGCCTATTTCAATTTAACGAATATGTTTTTTAACTAGTAATTATACCGCGGGAAGATAAGGCTCAATGTGACTATCTTATATAGAACAGTTTTTTTTACAGTTATGATTTAAATGATATATTGTGTTAGCGACAATCGCTCACATATCTTGTAGGTTATTATCAATTATTGATACATTGTTATCGTATAGGTTTATTGTCAATTATTGATGCATTGTTGAGTGTAATTGTGGACATGTGGGGGACTTTCCTTGATATCAATCTTAGATGGTAagtgaaaacccaccaacttAATTCTTTGTGAACAAGCGTACGGCAACAATATTAATGGACTTTAGTTATTTTGGCTACTTTCCACCAAGTATTAACACTGTTTCATGACCTGCAGACACTAAGTGCCCgtttgacattgcttatttgggatgataagtgattttttaaaaattttgggaagcccaacccgtttggtaaactgtgagaaaatcacttattgttaaaaattgctgtgagagaaagctataaaggaaagcagctaatgaggtgctttcattttctgattatgcaggaatcagtttcgaagaggagctgggtttaatgattaatcggcaatcattttttgattatgagtaaaatcaataccaacaacacttttaacaaaaattttaccaaacgccaaactactttctctcacagctgatttctctcacagcaaatttgacagcgattattttcacagcacagcaatgccaaactggccctAATTCGTATATTttccatcttttttttaaCTCTAAATGTACCCAACCAAACATCAACCAATTAAGAAAGCAACATGCAAAAGAGATGGAAAATTATATTCTCCACTTTATGAGGTTGTAATGCATTCACTTTCTGCCTGCCAGCAGATATCATATTTTTGACAAAATCAGCATCCAAATTTTCAAAGCAAAgaggcttcttcttcttctggtcatatatacagcaaccTAAAGATTGCGTGTTGAAGATTCAtaggaaccaaaaaagaaaaaggcaagcGACTACTACCAAACACCAATAATGTCTCTTTAATTTGACCACTTGCGCATAATTCAATAGGGTTGAAATTTTATCATAAAAGACTCTGGTGTTATCACTAATCACATCACTCGTCATATTTCGTATTTTAATTTGTGAAGTTTCTGGCATATAAGACTCTAAATTCT
Above is a window of Prunus persica cultivar Lovell chromosome G2, Prunus_persica_NCBIv2, whole genome shotgun sequence DNA encoding:
- the LOC18786342 gene encoding protein NRT1/ PTR FAMILY 5.4 isoform X2, with the translated sequence MAENGLQLRSQNPSTHPKPSRGGWNAAIFIIFVEVAERFAFYGLAGNLIMYLTNELHQPTAMAAKNVNLWMGVSSLFPLVGAVVADSYLGRFKTIIFSSSIYFMGMVLLCLSVSVVPLHYREAIFFVSLYILAVGEGGHKPCVQTFAADQFDEDSEKERKAKSSFFNWWYLAIVIAGTVASLVVIYIQDNVSWVIGYGVLAAVIAAGIILFLLGIKSYRKQGPLGSPFTAVAQVFAAAIRKWRVKETHDWDVYYGDERSETHMEAQPKHKTLARTKQFRFLDKAMIIDNLDASSKTRNPWRLCSINQVEEVKLVIRLIPIWLSCLMFNVVQSQLHTYYTKQGSKMNRSMGPHFQLPPASLKVFVGITILITVPIYDRIFVPMARKLSGHPAGITVLQRIGVGLFLSILNVVAAALVEAKRVSVAKQHDLMDNPKAIIPIRVWWLLPQYLICGLSDTFAVVGLQELFYDQMPEGLRSLGAAAYISILGVGSFLSSAIISLVQAISSKSGEEWLGDNLNRAHLDYFYWVLAGMSALNLCVYVWTAKGFVYKKVEAQKPTGAKKAGTKAGEV